The stretch of DNA CTGGCCGTCGCCGCAGACGAGCTCGGCTTCGACTCGGTGTGGCTCCCCGAGCACCTGGTGCTGGCCACCGGGGCCGGCATGCGGGGGTACCCCGGCGGACGGGCGCCGATCCGGCCGTCCACCCCGCTCTACGACGCCCCGGTCCGGCTGGCCGCGCTGGCCGCGGCGACCCGCGCCGTCCGGCTGGGGACCGCCGTCTACCTGCTCGGGCTGCGCCACCCCCTGGCCAGCGCCCGCGCCTTCGCGACCCTGGACGGGATCGCCGGCGGCCGGACCGTGCTCGGCGCCGGGGCCGGCTGGTACCGGGCCGAGTGGGACGCGGTCGGGGCGCCCTTCGCGGAGCGCGGGCGCCGGCTGGACGAGGCGATCGGCGTCCTGCGGCGGTTGTGGAGCGAGGAGGCGGTCGCCCACGGCGGGCCGCACTTCCCCTTCCCCGAGGTCGCCTTCGAACCGAAGCCGCCACGGCGCGCCATCCCGATCCTGATCGGCGGGGAGTCCCCGGCCGCGCTGCGCAGGGCCGCCCGCAACGACGGATGGATCTCCATGCCCGCCCCGCCGGAGCGGGTGGCCGCCGCCGCCGCGGAACTCCGCCGGCTGCGCGCCGAGGCGGGCCGGGACGCCGCGCCGTTCGAGGTGGTGGCGCACGCGGAGGGCGGCTGCCGCCCCGACGAGACCGCCGCCTGGACCGCGGCGGGCGCGAACACCCTGGTGGTCCGCCCCTGGGAGCGCGGCCGCGGCGCCCTCGCCGCGATCGAGCGCTTCGCCCGCGACCACGCCCTCGCCTCCCGCGGCCCAACGGGGGCGACCGCCCGGCGCGGCTAGTGTCCTGGGCCGTTGATCCGACGGAGGCCGGGGGGCCGTTCCCCGAGGCCTCCCCGCACGGCTCTCGCCCGTATGCCCCCCACCCGCCCCGGCCCCGTAGCCGCCTGCGCCGATCTCGGACTCATCGGCCGGTCCCGGTCTGCGGGCCCGTACCGGTGAGCGGGACCGCTCGATAGGTCCGAGAACAACGGGGAAGTGCTCCCTCCCGATTCCTCAGCGGACGGGCGGGCCGGCGCGCGTGGCCGGCGCTCTGGGGCGGTGCGCAGCGGCAGCCGGAGCACCCCGTCCGGGGCCGGCGCCGCCCGGTCCGTCGCAACCCGCCGCATCGGGAGGGGCGGATCCGGTTCCGGCGGACGCCGGGAGGAGGTGCGGGCTCAGGCCCCGCTCCACGCGGGCGCGGCGCTGTGGGCCGGCAGGTCGGACTCGGCGGGCCGCCGTCCGGTGCGGACCGGCCCCCGGGGGTGAGCGGGGCGGGGCGGTCAGCGGATGCGGGACGGGGCGGGGGAGCTTCGGACGGTGGCCTCCGGGGGGTTCTCGGAGCCGGCGATGGTGGAGACCGAGGCGCCGCTCCACAGCGCGGCCGCGGTGAGGGCGATCCGGTCGCGTTCCGGGGTGAGCGGGTCGAGGGCCACCGTGTCCGCGGCGCCGAGGTCCAGATCCCGCTGCAGTTCCGCCCGGCGGCGGAGCAGGTCGGCGCGGGTGTGCAGGACGGTCCGCAGCCGCCCGCCGGTCAGGCGGTGGTCCAGCAGGGCGCCCTCGGCGCGCCCTCCGCGGGCACCGGAGGGCGGGCCGGCGATGTCGGCGGCGAGCGCGTCCGGGGCCGCCGCGGGGCCGGGCAGCAGCAGCTCGTCGAAGGGCGTGGTCCCCGGCACCCGGCCGAAGGCGAGCACCTGCCGGACCCGGGACCGGTCGGCCAGCTGCAGGGCGGTGCCGGCCAGCGACGCGTCGGCGATCACCATCCGGGTCTCGGTGGCGGTGAGCAGGTGGACCAGGGCGGGGGAGGGCGTGTCCGCGCAGAGCGGCAGCGCCGCGCCGTCCGCGGCCAGCACGGTGAACAGCGCCATCAGCCGGTCCGGCGAGTGCGGGCAGAGTACCGCGGTCACGTCGCCGGGGCGGGACCCCCTGATCCGCAGCCCGGCCGCGGCGCGCTCCACGGTGGAGGCGAAGACGGCGCCGGGTATGCGCTGGCCGCCGGGGGCCGAGACGGCCGGGGAGAGGGCCGAGGAGCGGAGCCGGTCGAGCAGCCCGCCGGTGAGCGACCCCGCGGGAGCACCTCCGTCGGAAGCGGGGACCGGGTGGTGCCTCATGGGGTGGTGTCCCTTCGAGCGAGGTGGCTCCTGCCGCCGGCCGCCCGTCCGCCCCCGCGCGGCCCGGGACCGCGCGGTGGCCGCCGGAGGGCGGCGCGCGGGACGCCCCCGCGCCGCCTGCGCCAGCCGGGCTCGTCACGCCCCCTCCACGTGGCGAGCCCGGTAGCGCCGTGTCCGCCGCCCCGGGTGTCTCCCCTCTCCGCACCCGGGGGCGGGCGGTCCTCCAGCGAATCCGCGGTGCCGGAACGGGCCTCCGCCTCGCGCCCCCGAGAGGTGGCGAAGCGGGGTCGTGCGGCCCGGACGGCCTCGGCCGGACTTCGCGGAGCCCCGGAGGGTCGCACCTCCAAGGCCCGCGGGGCGGCCCGCCGCCCGCCGCCGGGACGGGCGGGGAGCGCGTCCCCATGCCCATGACACTAGCGCCTTCCCACGCGTTTGCACATGCATCCACGTGTGCAGCTGCATATGTATTTTCTGTGCCGAGGCGGGCGCGTCCAGTGGAAGAGCAGGTCAGAGCCGTGCTAATCGGAGAGGGAGGCCTTCGCGATCCACGCGGCGATCTGCTTGCGGGAGTGGAACCCGAGCTTGCGGTTGATGTTGGCGACGTGCCGCGCGACGGTCGCCGGAGTGATGTAGAGCCGCTCGGAGATCTCCCGGTTGCCCATGCCCCGCGCGACGAGGCGGGCGATCTCCCGCTCGCGCGGGGTGAGCGCGCGCCGGGTCGGCCGCGGCCCCTTCCGCTCCGGCTGGCGCTGCCGGGGCAGCCGGCCGGTCTCGGTGATCCGCAGCGCCAGCGCGACGGCCTCGTCCACCGGCAGCCGGCGCCCCTCGCGCAGCAGCGAGGAGAGCGTCTCGGAGTCGATGCCGAGCTCCTCGCCCTTGACCGCCAGCGGGCGCGGGGCGCGCCCGGGTTCGGCCCGCTCGCGCAGCGCCGCGGCGGCGCCGGCCAGGATGCAGCCGCCGCGGACCTCGCCGGCCCCGGCGGCGACCCGCGCGATGGAGGCGAGGCCGACCGCGACCCCGGCCCGCTGCCCGGTGCTCTGGCTCAGCAGCAGCCCTTCGGCGAGGTAGTCGTAGGCCTGCGAGGTCGCCCCGAAGGCGTGCGCGACGCGCCCCACCCCGAACAGGCAGCGGGCCAGCTCGGGGGCGGCGCCGATGTCGCGCTGGATGTCCAGCGACTCCCGGTAGCAGCGGTCCGCCACGGCGATGTCGTTCTGCCGCTCGGCCGCGGTGGCCTGGCCGAGCAGCGACACCCCGACGCCCCAGCGGTGGTCCATGCCGCGCAGGATCATCAGCGCCGCGTTGTACAGCGCGTCCGCCTCGGCGAAGTCGCCGTGCCGGGCGGCCAGCGCCCCCTGGGTGCTCAGCGCGATGGCCTCGTTCCACAGGTCCCCGGTCCGCCGGGCGAGCGCCAGGGTCCGCTCCAGGCGCCCGGCGGCCTCCTCTGCCGTCCCGGAGCGCAGCGCGGCCAGTGCGAGGATGTTCAGCGCGGCGGCCTCCGCCGGCTCGTCGCCGACCTCCTCGGCCAGGCTCAGCGCGGTGCGCCCGTGGTGCCGGGCGGAGTCCAGGTCGCCGCGGGCCCAGGAGAGCTCGGCCGCGCTCACCGAGGCGCGGGCGCGCACCGCGGCGGAGCCGCCCGGCATGGCCAGGAACCGCTCGGTCCAGCCCATGCCCTCGGTGAAGTGGTAGCCGGTGCCCCAGTAGGGGCGCAGCGCGGCGCAGAACCGCAGCCCCTCCTCGGTGTCGCGGCGCCCGGCCGTCCAGTGCAGGGCGGCGCGGATGTCGTCGTACTCGACCGAGGCGAGCAGCCACTGCGCGAACCGCTCCGCCCAGGGCATGAGCCGGCCGGCCACCGAGGAGGCGCCCATCTCCTCGGTGATGCGCAGCATGTGGTCGCGGTGGCGCAGGCGCACCGCCTCCTCCTCGCCGGCCGCGGCCAGCCGCTCGGCTGCGAAGGCGCGCACCACACCGGGCAGGCGGTAGCGGACCCGCCCCTGGAACTCCCGGGTGAGCGCGATGAGGGACCGCTCGGCCAGCGAGGAGACCAGGTCCAGTACGGCGTCCTCGGGCAGGGCCGGGTCCGGGCAGACCCGCTCGGCCGACTCCAGGGTCCAGTCGGCGAAGACCGACAGCCGGCGCAGCAGCACCCGCTCCTCCTCGCCGAGCAGGGCGTGGCTCTGCTCCAGCGCGGCGCGGAGCAGCCGGGCCCGGGGCGCGGGCCGGGCCGGTTCGGCCTCCCGGGGGCGCGGGGGTTCGGCCCGCCGCATGTGCGAGGGCTCTTCCCGCGGCCCGGGCGGAGGGGCTCCGGACGGGTGCAGCGCCTCGGCCAGCAGCGCCTCGGCCCGCCGCACGGGCATCCGCCGCAGCCAGGCGGCGACCAGCTCGAGGGCGAGCGGGACGCCGTCCAGCAGCCGGCAGATCCGGGTGGCGGAGGCGACCGACTCCGGGTCGGCGGAGAAGTCCGGGTCGGCGGCGCGGGCCCGGTCCAGGAAGAGCCGGACGGCCTCGGCCTCGCGCGGGTCGCCCTCCTCGCCGGGCAGCGCCAGCGGCGGCACGTGCCAGACCGCCTCCCCCGGCAGGCCGAGCGGGGCGCCGGCGGTGATCAGCAGGGTCACCTCAGGGCAGGCCCCGGTCAGCGCGGCGCCCAGCTCGGCGACGTCCGCGGCGGCGCGGGTGCAGTCGTCCAGGATGAGTAGCACCCGCCGGGTGCGCAGCGCGTCGCGGAGCGTCTCGGCCAGCGGGCGCCCGGTCTCCTCGGTGACCCCGACGGCCGCGGCCACCCGGGCGGCGATCTCGTGCGGGGTGGACACCCCCGCCATCTCGGCCAGCCAGACGCCGTCCCGGAAGGCAGCGGTGGCGTGCGCGGCGACCCGCAGCGCCAGCCGGGTCTTGCCGACCCCGCCGACCCCGCAGAGGGTGACCACCCGGTCGGCGGCGAGCAGGCGGAGCAGATCGCCGAGGTCGCGCTCGCGGCCGATGAAGCTGTCGGATTCCTGGGGGAGGTTCTGCCGCGCGGGCGCGGTTCGAGGTGCCATGGCCATCACGCGATCAGGCGGTCGGGGGCCGCTCTCACCTTGCCTGAGGGTAAGGGCGTCAGCTGCGGGTCGGAGGGGCGGGGGGATCGTGTGCGGCAGGTGCCCGGCCGAGGGGCCCGGGGCGCCGGGGGTCGTTCAGCAGGGGTCCGGTGGGTTCCATGACGGTCGTCTGCAGGGCTCTGTGCTCTGTTCTTAGTGGGTGGGCCGCGGTCGTGCAAGCGATACGGCGGAATCGGAGGCGATCCGGCGGAATCACGGGGAGTGCGGGCGTATGCGCGGTGTGCACCGGGCCGGGCGGCCCGGTGCGGGTCAGGGGGCGAGTCCGTTGCGCTGCACCCACTCGGCGAGCTGGGTGCGCGAGGTGAACAGCAGCTTGCGGAAGATGTTGGCGATGTGCCGGGCCACGGTCGCCTGGCTGATGGTGAGCCGGTCGGCGATCTCCCGGTTGGACAGGCCCTTGCTGACCAGCACCGAGATCTCCTTCTCCCGGCGGGTGAGCAGGGAGGGCAGCGCCCTGCGCGGCGTCGGGAAGTACAGGGCGCGCTCCACCACCTGCTCCAGCGGCAGCGCCCGCCAGGCATTCCAGGCCTGCTCCGCGGCCTCCTCGGAGAGCACCGCCGCCGCCTCGGCGCGGACCGCTTCGGCGTGCGGTGCGGACAGGCCCAGCGAGGCGCGCAGCGCGGCCCCCGCCCCGGCGAGCGACGCGGCCCGCTCCGGCTGCTCCTCGGCGGCGGCGAGCCCGCCGAGCGCCTCCAGGGCGCGGGCCACCGCCAGCCTGCGCCCGCTGGCGACGCTCAGCCGCAGGCAGGAGGAGAGCCGTCGGCGGGCGCCGGAGACGTCGCCCCGGGCCAGGTCCAGGTAGCCCAGGCCGGCGGTGCAGCGGGCGATGTCGGGCAGCAGCTCCATCTCGACGAAGACGTTGAGCGCCTCGCCCAGCTGCCGGGCGGCGGCCTCCATGTCGCCCCGCCGGGTGGAGACCACGCCCAGCGCGTTGAGGCAGCGGGCCACGCACCAGCGGTCGCCCATCTCCTGGCCGATCGCGATGCCGCGGGTCAGGAAGACCTCGGAGGAGTCGAAGTCGCCGCGGGAGCGCGCCACCTGGGACAGCGCGCCCAGCGAGCAGATCTCGGTGAGCCGCTCGCCGGAGGCGACCGCCAGCCGCAGCGCCCGGCGGCCGTGCCGCAGCGCCTCGGCGCCCTCCCCCTGGCGCAGCGCGGCCATCGCCAGCGCGGTGTGCGCGATGCCCCGCGCCGGATCGTCGTCGCAGGCGTCCGCGGTCTCCAGGGCGTCCCAGGCGGCGGAGGCGGCCTCCTTCGGCCCCTCCAGCGCCAGCAGCAGCTCGGAGCGGACCGCCGCGGCCCGCGCGCGCACCGGGGTACGCGCCGCGGGCACCGCGAGCAGCCGCTCCAGCCGGGTGCGGGCCTGGCCCTGCAGGCCGCGCACGAACCAGTGGAAGCGCAGCGCCACGCAGATCCGCAGGCCCTCCTGGACCAGGCCGAGCGGCACCGCCCGGTCCAGCATCTGCAGGGTGTTCTCCAGGCACCGGT from Nocardiopsis composta encodes:
- a CDS encoding TIGR03619 family F420-dependent LLM class oxidoreductase, whose amino-acid sequence is MRFGVPLGLVHPDGWHDLAVAADELGFDSVWLPEHLVLATGAGMRGYPGGRAPIRPSTPLYDAPVRLAALAAATRAVRLGTAVYLLGLRHPLASARAFATLDGIAGGRTVLGAGAGWYRAEWDAVGAPFAERGRRLDEAIGVLRRLWSEEAVAHGGPHFPFPEVAFEPKPPRRAIPILIGGESPAALRRAARNDGWISMPAPPERVAAAAAELRRLRAEAGRDAAPFEVVAHAEGGCRPDETAAWTAAGANTLVVRPWERGRGALAAIERFARDHALASRGPTGATARRG
- a CDS encoding AMP-binding protein, encoding MRHHPVPASDGGAPAGSLTGGLLDRLRSSALSPAVSAPGGQRIPGAVFASTVERAAAGLRIRGSRPGDVTAVLCPHSPDRLMALFTVLAADGAALPLCADTPSPALVHLLTATETRMVIADASLAGTALQLADRSRVRQVLAFGRVPGTTPFDELLLPGPAAAPDALAADIAGPPSGARGGRAEGALLDHRLTGGRLRTVLHTRADLLRRRAELQRDLDLGAADTVALDPLTPERDRIALTAAALWSGASVSTIAGSENPPEATVRSSPAPSRIR
- a CDS encoding LuxR C-terminal-related transcriptional regulator, which encodes MAMAPRTAPARQNLPQESDSFIGRERDLGDLLRLLAADRVVTLCGVGGVGKTRLALRVAAHATAAFRDGVWLAEMAGVSTPHEIAARVAAAVGVTEETGRPLAETLRDALRTRRVLLILDDCTRAAADVAELGAALTGACPEVTLLITAGAPLGLPGEAVWHVPPLALPGEEGDPREAEAVRLFLDRARAADPDFSADPESVASATRICRLLDGVPLALELVAAWLRRMPVRRAEALLAEALHPSGAPPPGPREEPSHMRRAEPPRPREAEPARPAPRARLLRAALEQSHALLGEEERVLLRRLSVFADWTLESAERVCPDPALPEDAVLDLVSSLAERSLIALTREFQGRVRYRLPGVVRAFAAERLAAAGEEEAVRLRHRDHMLRITEEMGASSVAGRLMPWAERFAQWLLASVEYDDIRAALHWTAGRRDTEEGLRFCAALRPYWGTGYHFTEGMGWTERFLAMPGGSAAVRARASVSAAELSWARGDLDSARHHGRTALSLAEEVGDEPAEAAALNILALAALRSGTAEEAAGRLERTLALARRTGDLWNEAIALSTQGALAARHGDFAEADALYNAALMILRGMDHRWGVGVSLLGQATAAERQNDIAVADRCYRESLDIQRDIGAAPELARCLFGVGRVAHAFGATSQAYDYLAEGLLLSQSTGQRAGVAVGLASIARVAAGAGEVRGGCILAGAAAALRERAEPGRAPRPLAVKGEELGIDSETLSSLLREGRRLPVDEAVALALRITETGRLPRQRQPERKGPRPTRRALTPREREIARLVARGMGNREISERLYITPATVARHVANINRKLGFHSRKQIAAWIAKASLSD
- a CDS encoding LuxR C-terminal-related transcriptional regulator gives rise to the protein MSAAPVGRERDVADLLRIVRNTRSVSLVGAGGIGKTLLAVRVAEAALPAFEHGVRFVDLSRVSVPEQAAAAIGHALGVPESAEVSAAESVAMALRSRSVLLLLDTCEHLTPALGKLCEELLASCPRLHILATGREPLRVERELVWRVPPLALPPPAAPSPSGEARPEPACSPEEALRYEAVRLFVDRATAARPGFRLTPGNTEAVLRICRMLEGVPLALELAAARVRVLSAEQVLERLDDRFRLLATGADGLPPRQRTMRAALEWSHGLLSPAERVLFRRLAVFCVWTADKVAPVCGYREVPAEHADRVHAALVDKSLVTADTHADGAVTYRMTETVRAFAAEKLAEAGEEDEVWRRMLTTAAPLLEGLAARLSGRVPWAERMLGIRMLDRCLENTLQMLDRAVPLGLVQEGLRICVALRFHWFVRGLQGQARTRLERLLAVPAARTPVRARAAAVRSELLLALEGPKEAASAAWDALETADACDDDPARGIAHTALAMAALRQGEGAEALRHGRRALRLAVASGERLTEICSLGALSQVARSRGDFDSSEVFLTRGIAIGQEMGDRWCVARCLNALGVVSTRRGDMEAAARQLGEALNVFVEMELLPDIARCTAGLGYLDLARGDVSGARRRLSSCLRLSVASGRRLAVARALEALGGLAAAEEQPERAASLAGAGAALRASLGLSAPHAEAVRAEAAAVLSEEAAEQAWNAWRALPLEQVVERALYFPTPRRALPSLLTRREKEISVLVSKGLSNREIADRLTISQATVARHIANIFRKLLFTSRTQLAEWVQRNGLAP